GGGGCGAGGTGCCTGGCTAGGTTGAATGTCAGCGCTATCAGTCCTCCCTTTGATGCCGCGTAGTGCGGTCCGACAGTTCCGCCATCCTTGCCCGCTATCGAGGCTATGTTCACTATCTTGCCCTTCTTCATATATCTTAGAACTTCCTGCGTGACGATGAAGGCTCCCTTGAGGTTTACCCCAATGACCGCGTCCCAGTCCTCATCGGTAACGTCCATCGGCTTCAGGGCTTTTCCGAGTATCCCGGCGTTGTTGACGAGGATATCTATCCGACCGAAATGGTCGACAACCTTCTCGACCATCTTCCTGACCTCTTCCCGGTTCCTCACGTCCGCCTTCACCGTTATCGCATCAACGCCGTACGAGCGGCAGAGCTTGGCGGTTTCTTTCGCCTTCTCCTCGCTGTGGGCGTAGTTTATGGCGACGTTTGCTCCCTTCTTTGCGAGGGCAACCGTTATGGCCCTCCCGATTCCCCTCCCGGCCCCGGTTACGAGGGCGACCTTTCCGGCCAGCTCCATGGGAACCACCAATATCCAGTAGAAGCTTCGAGTAATAAAGTCTAACGCCGAAATATTTTTACGTTTGAAAAACTAGTTACCATTATGAGACGGCTCCTGGTAGTGATAGTATTGACCCTTGGACTGGTCCTCTCCGGCTGCATAGGCCGGGAGAACGATAGGGGAGGTGTTAGGATGGATTTGGAGATAGGCTCGATATTTCACAACGGGGACTATATTCCCGTCGAGTT
This window of the Thermococcus siculi genome carries:
- a CDS encoding SDR family NAD(P)-dependent oxidoreductase: MELAGKVALVTGAGRGIGRAITVALAKKGANVAINYAHSEEKAKETAKLCRSYGVDAITVKADVRNREEVRKMVEKVVDHFGRIDILVNNAGILGKALKPMDVTDEDWDAVIGVNLKGAFIVTQEVLRYMKKGKIVNIASIAGKDGGTVGPHYAASKGGLIALTFNLARHLAPDILVNAVAPGPVDTELISPEIKEKLRSLSLTGEIAKPEEIAHAVIFLLENDHITGEVIDVNGGRLMD